The sequence acacgacgatgaacgcctagatgtggaggaaagagttcAGGGCTAGAttatggaaatctagcctgtagtagtACACGAGtccgcggacaaaggggtggagtggaaacctaaccctctaaggaagtggggaaggaagactaCCCGTTCGCCGGCTtccggagtgggaatgacttgaccTTCGGGGGGAAGCCTATGCTTGATATCAGCGGCGAGATACCCCTCACTCCAAAGATCTTTTATTTccttctccgtcacggaggaggcctcccacttgcctttggagCCAGCTCCGGCCATGGtcagaggaggtggtggtggtggtgagaaaaACGGAGGCTTTGCGGGCGCAGAGAGCTTGGGAGATTAGGAAGGCTGAGGAGATGTGAAGGCGTGGGGGAGAAAGTAAAGATCTattgccctcttataggcagtAAAAATGCCAACCGCCCCCCGTTCGTGCCTTGAATCTCGCCTATTCACAATGAAAGAATGCGCTGcaaatggttggattacccaagtaTCATTGATGTGCAATCCCGTATTAAAAgggcacgatctctgtttgacAGGACATGCCAATGGGGCGTGACCTCGAAACACGGAACGCGGGATGCGAAATGGTTCAAAATGCCGAAGGGTCAAGCCTGATGCTTCACCGAAAAAGTTGTCATTAAAAGACATTGTTCTTGTTTTTATATATCTtgccttcgcggctaagggttgtgtttattATAAAAAGTCGGATACAATTCTTTTTACAGAGGAAAGCCGATGTGTATTCTTcaaggagcccgccttgcaatgccgaagacaatttgaacgccaaatgtatcatcattgaagactggttcaggggctactgtgggagtcctggactaggggggcctcgggcgtccggtctattggatgtgggccggactgatgggctgtcaaGATACAAGGCATAAGATCACatctcgtgtccggaagggactcccGTATGTGTGGATGGCAtgtataggtgtccggatatgttaatCCTTTCTCtaaaaccaactttgtacaaccctaagcccctccggtgtctatataaactggagggtatatcggaggcaggatcacaacattgctaggctagctgaTCTAGGGTTAACCGaatcaatctcgaggtagatcaactcttgtaacccctataccctcgaatataatcaagcaggagtagggttttacctccattaagagggcctgaacctgggtaaacactgtgtcctttgtTCATAGTTACCTTCGGtcctcagacatacagcttggcctcctacccgagatctgccgattttgacaccgacagccactaCGGCTGCTGCCTCTCCTGCCAGGATGCCAAGCTCCTCTGCCGTGGGTACCAGTTCGGCTGCTATGGCAGCGAATTCTAGTGCCATTGCAACCACTTCTTCAGGTGCAACTCTAGCCTCGCCCAGTTGGGCTGCCACGATAGCCAATTCGGATGCCACACCAGCCAGTCTCGACGCTGCGGCCACTGTCTTCCACGACTCTCCAGTAGCCGCGCCCAGCTCATTGCCGTCGAGCTTGTCGCTTCTTCACCACCGGCAGCCCCAGTTGCACCATCGAGTGTTGCCCCATGGCTCCGTCCCTCCGACGTATCCATTCACACGATGACCACTCATGCCCGTCATGGTCTACTACAGCCCAACCGTCGCCTTGAGGATGCTCATGCTGCCATTGTTGTGCCATCGTCACTTCCCACATCGGCTCGTGCGACTCTCCGTGATCATGCGTGGCGTTCTGCCATGCAAGACGAGTATGATGCTTTGCAGTCCAACTGCACCTGGACTCTTGCGCCTCGACCTCACGGTGCTAACATCGTCATAGACAAATGGGTATTTTGGTATAAACTCAAACCCGATGCTCCTTGGATCGCTATAAAGCACGTTGGGTTGTTCAAGGATTCACACAACATGCTGGCATAGACCTTGATGAGACTTCTAGTCTCGTTGTTAAACCTGCCACGGTTCGCACGGTCTTGCATCTTGCCACTTCTCACCACTGGCCGGTACATCAGTTCGACGTATCcaatgcttttcttcatggagtTCTACATGAGCGTGTCTACTGTGCTCAACCTACGAGGTTCATTGATGCCACCAATCCTAAACATGTTTGCCTACTGTCCAAATCACTTTATGGGCTCAAACAGGCTCCTCGCGCATGGTACATGCGCATCGGTGATTTTCTTCGGCGCCTTGGGTTCACTTCGGCTCTTTCGGACACCTCACTGTTTGTGCTTAGTCGTGGTTCAAACATGGCCTACATTGCCCTCATCGCTTCCTTGGCAGATTTTCTTCGGATGATCAATACTTCTCTCAACACGAAATTCAAGATTAAGGATCTTGGCCCTCTTCATTTTTTCCTTGGTGTTGTCGTTCATTTTATGGCCTTTAGTTTCTTTCTTTCTCAAGGGAGATATGCTGAGGAGATTCTTGATCGCGCTGCTATGTTGAATTGCAAGCATGCCTCTACGCCTGTTGATACTAAGCCCATGTTTCTGCTGCCTCCGGTGAACTTGTGATGGACGCGGCTTTCTACTGAAGCATTGCCGGTGCTCTTCAATACCTCACTTTGACACGACCAGAGATTGCCTATGTCGTTCAGCAGGTTTGTTTGCATATGCATGCTACGCGTGATGCTCATTGGGGATTGATAAAAGCGTTTGCTTCGTTATCTTCGCGGCACTCGGATCAGAGGCAACCCCTCCATCGCCCTTGCTGCGTACTCTGGCGCTGACTGGGTCGGCTGCCTTGACACTCGTCGCTCTACATCGGGTATTGCATCTACCTCGAGGACTCTTTGGTGTCTTGGTCTTCCAAACGCCAACCTACCGCTCCCCCTTCGAGTGTTGAGGCCGAATACCGTGCAGTGGCCAATGCCGTGGTTGAATGTTGTTGGCTTCGATAACTGCTTGGCGAGCTTCATTGTGTTGTTGATAAGGTTTTTGTGACGACGTCTCTACAGTTTACCTCTCAGCCAACCCCGCTCATCATCGCTGCATGGAGCATATGAATTGCTTGTACGCGAGAAGATAGCCTTGGGACACTTTTGTGTTTTCCATGGTTCGACGGCTCATCAACTTGCGGACATCATGATCAAAAGGCTTCCGACAAATTCATTCGAAGCATTTCGATCGAGTCTTGGAATCACTTCGGATTATGTCTCGACTACGGGGGGTGTAAGAATACGCAGCATGCATTAGGGATATTCTTATTGTAATCTTTTCCCTTCCTATCTAAACCTCCACATCTATCCTTTCCTTCTCAACTAGGATTagatcttggaggacaagcataggcTGGTTTTGTAGGTGTGCATACACGTGCCCTTTGGGCCCTAATGCATGGGATTGATATTCTCCCAAACCTACTACgattatgttactcccactatgaataGTCCGAAAAGCGGCAGGCTAACAGGTGGGACCGCCAGCCCTAACGACATGCTACCTGCTTGTGTACCCCGGTAGAGTTACGGCCATAAAATCGTCCCCTCCACTCCTCCGACTCCACGTGCACCCTACACTGCCGTTCCCCCCAACCCAAACCGGTCCATCACTTCCAACTCGGCCGCCACATGTCTGTGACACTAGCCAGCCATTAAAAATCCCCTTCCCACCTTTCTCCCCCCGCGCCCTCCTCTCACCCTCCTCTTTGGCTCTTTCTCAccagctccaccgccgcctccttcTCCCACTACTCCGCCTCCGATCTCCGGACCCTCCGGCGACCGGGCCCCACCACCCGGTCTCTACGCCGCCGCCCAGGCCCCACGTGCCAaactagcgccgccgccgccattaaCCAACTTACCTCCCATCATTCCTTCCCGATCTGCCAACTAGCCAACCCCACTGACGTGCTacgccgccgccctctccctctcccccgccAACGCGCTTGGCCTCCCTTGCATCCTACTCCCGCCGGGTCCTATGCCCGAACCCTAGAGCTCGCTCGCCCAGGGATCGACCAAGTGATGCGCGGATCGGGGCGGGCGGCGCGGCCATGTTGGGCCGCATGAAGTGCCTCGTCGGCGGCGCCGTCGACCAGGGCAGCCCGCGCGGAGCCGCCAGGAGGGTCTCGCCGGCGTCCGGCCGCGTGCAcaacgccgcagccgccgccgcggggCCGGGGGACAAGAGGGCCATCTGCTTCCGCCCGCCGGACGTCATGGAGACGGTGCACGAGGTGGCCGTCTACATCCACCGCTTCCACAACCTCGATCTCTTCCAGCAAGGGTACATAGCCGTGTCTCGTGGAGATGCTTGCTTTTGGTATTTTCTTTTCCGTGGGTGTGTTCTTTTCTTGGGTTTAGTTTCACTCTTCTCTTTTCTGACTACTAAAGTTCCAAGTGGGTTGAGTTTAAAAAGTTTCATTTTTTATTGTGACATGTAAAAAAGCGAGTACAAAGTTTCGGTACAAACTTAGTCAATGGTTTTGGTTTGCCGGAGCATTTCGTGTTAATTCGGttattcttcttttcttttttgcgagTCAGACCTTTTCCACCCTCGTACTGGCCTAATTCTGAGTTTGTCCATACACATTTTTGTCCATTTTTATGCTGCgagatggcatgcagatctttgtctcCACATTTCTGGATCTCCGAACCTTTTGTATTTAATGTTAACTAGGGAGTGCTGTTCTTTGTTGTGAAACGAGTATTGGGTTATGTGCAGATGGTACCAGATGAAGATTAGTGCAATGTGGGAGGAGGGTGAAAGCGGTAGCAAGACACCAGCTTCACCCGCAAGGGTGGTCCAGTACGAAGGTGCGCCCATCTCTTCTAACCAGGGACACTATGATGCGATCCTCTGCTTCAGTGCTTCTGTTATTCACATGATTTCAAGATGTTTCCATGGAAATACATGTTTAAATTGGTACCTTTGCAATGCATGTAGTGAGCTAAAAGTTCATACCAACTGTTTGATTGTTGTCAATATTCAGTACTATAGTCGATAAGAACCATGCTACTGTTTTCTAGTAGTAGTGCAGAAAATGAAGTCTACCTATGTAAATGAGACTTTGTGATGGTTTTAAGCTCTACCTTGCTTGTATAAATCTATCAACCTACCTTGTTGCAATCTACTTCTCCTTCTTAGATAACATCAAGAGGCATGTTTTTATAGCTGGATACGGACTGTACAAGCATGTCAATGTCGTGCACTATAATTATCATAGCACACATAATATGTCTGTTAATCTTTGTGGAGGCTTGTATTCCTTCTAGATGAACTAACTTATTAAATTGCGGTGAGTAGAAAATGCACCTTGTCTGGTGACGAGACAATGACAGTAAGCTGAGATCACAACTAAAGGATGCGGCCAAGGCCCACCAAACAGTGTGCTGCAGTGTTATGGAGAATGTGATCTACTGATCTGTACTGGACCATCTGTTAACATGGTGAAAATGTTGTACCAAATATCAATGCGCTCTCACCTAAATCACATATGTTTATGTCTATTTAACTTCATTGTACATGAAAACAAGTGTTAAGATTCCAagattttttatttggttgcaaTTGCTTGAAAGATTCTTTTGTTAGAATCCTTGCCAATCATTAGCTAATAGATAATGACATGCTAGGTGGATTGTGCAGCTCCTGATGTCGGTGCGGACGATGCTTTAGGCATATGGAGAATAGATGACGCTGATAACAGCTTCTACACACAGCCATTCAGAATCAAGTATGCTCGACAAGACATCTATCTATCGGTTATGGTGTCTTTCAACATACTCAATGGTGAACAAGAGGTTGGAAATTCGAATATTAgtattcctttttctgttttgaatTAACTAATTGCAGCCTTATGAGAGCACATGCTTTATTTTTTCAAGGGTCCAGCAGCTTCTGCTGTGATATTGAAGTACGAGTTAATATATGCCCCAACACTGGAAAATGGGTGAGTATAGTTCTAATTTATATCTGTATTCTTTCTTTTGAGATTTAGTTCAGTCATGTGCATCTTATGGTTTTCATTTGCCAAGACTGATGGGGCTATTGCTTCTGTTTTAGATCTGATATCCAATCTTCTAGCGCTACATCTTCAGCTGCTGTACATGAATTTAGGATCCCACGCAAAGCACTCCTGGGCTTACATTCATATTGTCCAGTTCACTTCGATGCATTCCACGCGGTGCTTGTGGATCTGACATTACATATCGTGTACCTGAAAGCTGGTGCAAATAAATCATCATTGAAGGTACACAGGTTTGTGAAGCTTTAGCTTTAATGTTCTTTGAAAATGGAGCTCCTATGCAACTTGTGTGAGGCGGTGGGTAACTAGATGCTCTGAACAACTTTCGACAAAGTCACACAACCATAGAACTAGGTTGGTACTAGAAACTGTATGGCTGGTATCCACTAGGATTCATGTTCTAGGTTTCTATTCCTGATCTACCACTTGAGATTAAACTCTACAAATGAGCGGAATTTTATTTTAACATTGTACCACAATTCCCAAGCGGTGTATTGAGAAGATCAAAAAGTCTAAATCGTTGATTTACTTTCAGCTCTTTAGGTTCATCACTTAGAAATTATATCCATCAGGCTGTAGTTTATGCTGCATTAGCAATCatgtccctccgttcctaaatagatgactcaactttgtactaactttagtacaaagttgggtcatctattttggaacggagggagtaaatgacATCAACTTTCTATCGCTGGAGAGCCAAGTAGTCCAGTATAAGTTTCCCAATTAAATGGCTCTGGCAACCTGATGGATGGTGTGATTTTATTTGTTATCATGATTACTTTCTCCTTGTAAACATGCCATTTTAATATGCAGATACCAGATCAAGGTTTACGCCCAACATCACATCACATAATCAAGGCATTATTGGCTTCGAGGGAAATGTTACTTGAAGAATTGAAGAAAATCAGTGGTGCTGTTGGCAAAACAATAGAAGATTTAGATGATGCTGACTTAAGTCTTGGTAAATATGAGTCACTTCAGTCTTCAAAACCCGTCCATCCCGATTCTGGTAAAGTTTTCCCTGTAACTACCAAGGGTGTTGGGCATTTGGCTGGCATTTTACATGACTTTCTGGAGGTAAGTTTCATCATCCTTTTTATAGTGACCTATGAATGTGTTCATGATATGGGGACCTTTTTTTTTTGAGTTGGTGTACTGGACTTGCTGATTGGAAATATTTATGCACAATTCTACAGAGACCCAACGATGTTTTTGATGGCACTAGTGATGGTATGCTGTATACTCTTTCCAGTGAAGAGTTGTTAGAATTGTTTGTAACCGTGAGCAGCCAACTTTCACTTCTATGGAATGCATTCTTGAAATTTCATAGGTGAAGTTAACTGTTCTCTCACTTTCACTTGTTTTTATACTGTATTTGCACTGTCCATGGTCCTGATGGTTTCTCAGTTAACCTATTTTTCGCAGATATCATTTGCCCAACATTGTTTTCTTGTTTCACTGCAGGACAAATAAAACTAAGATACTGGATTACTTGCGGGACATTTGGGCCGTTGACAGGAAAGCAGAATGGTCAATCTGGACTAATCACTCTAAAATCGAGATTCCACACCGCTATTTGCGGAGTATGAGTGATGACCCACCTCACCGCCAACACTCCCTCCTGAGAGTTTCTGGTTCAAGgaagtttcatgaagatgtaattatCTCCCATTCATAAGTAGCATATATTTATCACTTCTTATAATCTCTTACTAGTTTACATCTATTTGCAGCCTGTACAAAATTCTGCTTCACGGGCTGAGCTACACAGGAAGAGCATAGCCCAAATGAAGGTAACATTGTTTTCTGGAATAGTTTATGTGCACAAATATTTATTGTAAACTGTTACTAATTTGAGAAATCTTGCAGATCAACACGAGGTCTGTTCAAGATATGCATATATATGCTGATCCTTCGCGTGTACCTGTTGTTCTTATAGAACAACATGTCATGGTTGTTCCACAACATGGTTCAAACAAGGATTTGGCATCAAGTTCTTCAGAACAGAAGGATACTATTGTGCTACCTAAACTACAAGGAGAGTCTTTGGCGCTGAAAAATATCAATGGTAAAAAAGGTGGACGCGTACTACGAGCTGTCATCTTTGTGCATGGATTTCAGGCAAGTCCCATGCATCTGCTTTAATTCCCTGGAGTCACAGTATTGTTGGCTATAATTTATTGTGTTTATAAAAAGCAGGGACACCATTTGGATTTACGTCTTGTTAGAAATCAATGGCTTCTATTGGATCCTGGAGCTGAATGCCTAATGTCTGAGGCTAATGAAGACAAGACTTCTGGAGATTTTAAAGAAATGGGTGGCAGGCTTGCTGGGGAGGCTGTTGCATTCTTGAAAAAGAAAGTGGATAAGCTTGCAAGACATGGAGGCTGCAAAGAATTGAAGCTTAGTTTTGTTGGCCATTCCATTGGAAACATTATCATCAGAACTGCCTTAGCAGGTATTTCCAACTTGTCAAattccagtgaatcaatcaagcgaGTCTTTAGGTGACTAACTATATTTCTGCATCCCAATAGAACCTGCATTGCAGCCATACTTGAAGAACCTCTACACATACATGTCGATATCAGGGCCTCACTTAGGTTACTGGTACAGCTCAAATTCTTTGTTCAATTCTGGTCTCTGGCTTCTAAAAAAGCTTAAGGGGGCACAATGCATCCATCAACTTACTTTCAGTGACGATCAAGACCCCCAGAATACCTTTTTTTATAGGCTTTGCAAGGTACACCCTGCTT comes from Triticum aestivum cultivar Chinese Spring chromosome 5B, IWGSC CS RefSeq v2.1, whole genome shotgun sequence and encodes:
- the LOC123111106 gene encoding uncharacterized protein isoform X2, with amino-acid sequence MVSFNILNGEQEGPAASAVILKYELIYAPTLENGSDIQSSSATSSAAVHEFRIPRKALLGLHSYCPVHFDAFHAVLVDLTLHIVYLKAGANKSSLKIPDQGLRPTSHHIIKALLASREMLLEELKKISGAVGKTIEDLDDADLSLGKYESLQSSKPVHPDSGKVFPVTTKGVGHLAGILHDFLERPNDVFDGTSDGMLYTLSSEELLELFVTVSSQLSLLWNAFLKFHRTNKTKILDYLRDIWAVDRKAEWSIWTNHSKIEIPHRYLRSMSDDPPHRQHSLLRVSGSRKFHEDPVQNSASRAELHRKSIAQMKINTRSVQDMHIYADPSRVPVVLIEQHVMVVPQHGSNKDLASSSSEQKDTIVLPKLQGESLALKNINGKKGGRVLRAVIFVHGFQGHHLDLRLVRNQWLLLDPGAECLMSEANEDKTSGDFKEMGGRLAGEAVAFLKKKVDKLARHGGCKELKLSFVGHSIGNIIIRTALAEPALQPYLKNLYTYMSISGPHLGYWYSSNSLFNSGLWLLKKLKGAQCIHQLTFSDDQDPQNTFFYRLCKSKTLENFKNIILLSSPQDGYVPYHSARIELCPAASADNSRKGQVFTEMLNNCLDQMRAPSSETRIFMRCDVNFDQSAHGRNLNTMIGRAAHIEFLETDIYARFIMWSFPELFR
- the LOC123111106 gene encoding protein FAM135B isoform X1, which codes for MLGRMKCLVGGAVDQGSPRGAARRVSPASGRVHNAAAAAAGPGDKRAICFRPPDVMETVHEVAVYIHRFHNLDLFQQGWYQMKISAMWEEGESGSKTPASPARVVQYEAPDVGADDALGIWRIDDADNSFYTQPFRIKYARQDIYLSVMVSFNILNGEQEGPAASAVILKYELIYAPTLENGSDIQSSSATSSAAVHEFRIPRKALLGLHSYCPVHFDAFHAVLVDLTLHIVYLKAGANKSSLKIPDQGLRPTSHHIIKALLASREMLLEELKKISGAVGKTIEDLDDADLSLGKYESLQSSKPVHPDSGKVFPVTTKGVGHLAGILHDFLERPNDVFDGTSDGMLYTLSSEELLELFVTVSSQLSLLWNAFLKFHRTNKTKILDYLRDIWAVDRKAEWSIWTNHSKIEIPHRYLRSMSDDPPHRQHSLLRVSGSRKFHEDPVQNSASRAELHRKSIAQMKINTRSVQDMHIYADPSRVPVVLIEQHVMVVPQHGSNKDLASSSSEQKDTIVLPKLQGESLALKNINGKKGGRVLRAVIFVHGFQGHHLDLRLVRNQWLLLDPGAECLMSEANEDKTSGDFKEMGGRLAGEAVAFLKKKVDKLARHGGCKELKLSFVGHSIGNIIIRTALAEPALQPYLKNLYTYMSISGPHLGYWYSSNSLFNSGLWLLKKLKGAQCIHQLTFSDDQDPQNTFFYRLCKSKTLENFKNIILLSSPQDGYVPYHSARIELCPAASADNSRKGQVFTEMLNNCLDQMRAPSSETRIFMRCDVNFDQSAHGRNLNTMIGRAAHIEFLETDIYARFIMWSFPELFR